From a single Arachis hypogaea cultivar Tifrunner chromosome 3, arahy.Tifrunner.gnm2.J5K5, whole genome shotgun sequence genomic region:
- the LOC112789648 gene encoding subtilisin-like protease SBT3.4 — MIITVTPLNPNPKPKPKASQSRSFFLVFLALSLNCIAMSDSAAKTLDSEALSSAPAASIQIVYTEKPHDEEPEAYHIRTLSAVLGSEDAAKEALVYSYKSAASGFSAKLTPEQVAEISKQPGVLQVVPDRKLQLHSGPNRLQ; from the exons ATGATCATCACAGTCACACCCCTCAATCCCAATCCAAAACCCAAGCCAAAGGCCTCTCAATCTCGATcatttttccttgttttcttggcATTGTCCCTGAATTGCATCGCCATGTCGGATTCCGCTGCCAAAACCCTCGACTCTGAGGCTCTCTCTTCTGCTCCGGCGGCTTCGATTCAAATTGTGTACACTGAGAAGCCCCACGACGAGGAGCCTGAGGCTTACCACATCAGAACCCTATCTGCTGTCCTTGGAAG TGAGGATGCTGCGAAGGAAGCTTTGGTGTACAGTTACAAGTCCGCAGCTAGTGGGTTCTCTGCTAAGCTTACTCCAGAGCAGGTTGCTGAAATTTCAA AGCAACCCGGTGTTCTTCAGGTTGTCCCTGACAGGAAACTTCAACTCCATTCAGGACCAAATAGGCTGCAATAG